The genomic segment AAGTCGGCGATGGAATCAAGAACGGCGAGGTGATTGCTATCTCCAAGTCGTTGTTCGGCCTGTTCAAGAACGAATGTCAGGCCACGATCGACGGCACCATTGAATCGATCTCGCACGTAACCGGCCAGGTGCTCCTGCGCGGAGAGCCGACCCCGGTTGAAGTGAAAGCATATATCTCGGGCGAGGTGCTGGAGGTGATCCCGAAAGAGGGGGTGGTGGTGGCGTGCGTGGCCAGTTTCGTCCAGGGGATTTTCGGTATCGGCGGCGAGACGTTCGGCGCCTTGCAGGTGGTGGTCCCGGACCCGAATACCGTGCTCACCGAAAAACTCATCACCGAAAGTCACAAGGGAAAGGTTATAGTCGGCGGCTCGCTGGTGACGGCCGATGGCCTCAAGAAGGCGATCGCCGTCGGCGTCCACGGCGTGGTGGTCGGTGGATTTGACGACAAGGACCTTCGCGATTTCCTCGGCTACGATATTGGCGTGGCGATCACCGGCTCGGAGGATATCGGCACCACGCTGGTGGTGACCGAAGGGTTCGGCCAGATCAACATGGCGCAGAAGACGTTCGATTTGCTGAAGAAGCACGAAGGAGAAATGGCCTGCATCAACGGGGCAACGCAAATCCGGGCCGGCGTGATCCGGCCGGAAGTCGTCATTCCGGCGGTTGCGGAGTCGAATATCAAAGCTGAGGCAGTGGCTGGGCAGACCGAGGGACTGAAAGTGGGATCCCCGATTCGCGTCATCCGACATCCTCATTTCGGACGACTGGGCAAGGTGACCGACCTGCCGTCACCATTGACCGTCCTGGAATCCGAGTCCAAAGCGCGCATTCTCGAAGTGGAATTTGACGACGGTTCCCGTGCGGTTGTCCCGCGTGCCAATGTTGAGATGATTGAAGGCTGAAAAGCCGCAGAAAGAATTCGGTGTGAAACCCTCTCCACAAGGGAGGGTTTTGTTATTCGGGGCTGTCGGGCGACTCGACCGTATCTACCGGACCAGCGGGGGCAAAATCTGCGCTGTCGAGCAGCGAACTATCCACTCGCACCGCCGCCGGATCGAGCCGCGTACTATCGCGGAACTCGTCGGGATGTCCGGCCGCCGAAGTCTGGTCCTTTCCGGAACCATCCTTGGTACCACATCCCAGAATAAGCACGAGCAACAAACCGACAATGATGACTATTAAGCTTCTCATGTAACCACCACCCCTCCTGAGCCTCTAATAACGGGCTTGGGTTCTACCGGTCAAGTTTAATATTCGGCCGCCAAGACAACACAGAAGGGCGGTTTTAGTTGACGCTCCCATACGGCGCGTCTATTATGCTGTGTTGGGGAAAGTTTGCCCAACAGGCTGCGTATAAGCAATGTAACTCCTTCGGCAAGAGAGTGATAATAGATGCCAAAGCTCATTCTTGCGAGCCTGTTTTCCGGCTCGCTGTGGGAAATAATCGGGGAGACCTCCGCCTTCGGCGGGTTCATCCTCGCCGTCCTTCTGTTCATGTCGGTCACCTCGTGGGTGGTGATACTGAACAAATGGCGGCAGTTCCGGTCGGTTGACCGGGACAACGAGCGCTTTCTGAACATGTTCCGCAAAGCGAGGCGCATCGGTGATGCCGTCGACCAGATCAAGCTGTTCCCCCACGCACCGTTGGCCGGTATCTATGCCGCCGGCGTACAGGAACTGGTGACGCTGGTGAACCGTAAGACCGGCGGCAAGCCGGAAAGTTTCACGCCGCTCGATAGTAATGACTTCGACGTGCTTGAAATGACCATGGAGAAGACGATGACCGATGAAATGGGCAAGATGGAACGGCTGGTGGTATTCCTTGCCACGACGTCATCGGCGGCTCCGTTCATGGGCCTGCTCGGCACGGTGGTCGGCATTATGGATTCATTCTGGTCAATCGGCGAGCGCGGAAACGCCTCGCTGGCCATCGTGGCACCCGGCATTGCCGAAGCGCTGCTGGCCACAATTGTCGGTCTCGGCGCCGCCATCCCGGCGGTCATTGCCTACAACTGGGCCAACAACAAGACCAAATTCCTCAACGACAAGGCGGGCGGGTTCATCCTGGAGTTTCTGGCCCGCGCCAAGAAGGAACTGTTCTGATGCGTCGCCCTCCTCATCGGACCTATCGGTCGATGGCCGATATCAACATCGCCAACCTTGTCGACGTGGTGCTGGTGCTCTTGATCATATTCATGATCTCCGCGCCGTTGCTTCAGTCCGGCATCGAGGTCAACCTGCCCAAGACCAAGGCGGCCGCCGCCGAGGAAGAACGCGAGGGGGTTGTCATTACCATGGATGCCAAGGGAGGAGTGTATATCAACGATGTCTGGTCGCGGATGGACAAGTTCGAAGAAGCGCTGGATAAAGAGATAAAAGCCAAGAACACGAGCGCCGTGTATATCCGTGGTGATTCGTCGGTCCCGTATGGCCTGGCTATCGACATCATCGGACGGATCAAGGAAATGGGGATAGAGCAGATCGGGCTGGTGACCGCCCATCAGGACAAGGGACAGAAGAAGCTGAAGAAATGATCGTACTCAAGCGGGACATCATATTCGCACTTATGCTGCATGTCGCGGCGGTAGCGGCGCTGACGGTCTCCAAGCCGTTCGATTTCCGTAAGCCGCTCCACATGGATGAGGTAATCCGTGTCACTCTCACCGGCCCACCGCCAATGAGGCCCGCGCCGCAGGTGGCCGTCGGCCCTGCGGTGACCGCACCAACTATACCGGCCGCAGTACCTATTACGGACCCCAAGCAGCCGAAGAAGAAGCCCGCAACCAAGCCAAAGCAGGCTACCAAACCACCGAAGCGGGTCATTCACGAGCCGAGTGCGGCAGAGCTGGCGCAGTCGACTGAGATAGAAGGAGTTGGTAAAGACTCACCGTTCGCCGGAGCAACGATAAGCAATAGCTCGTTCACGTACCCTTACTGGTTCGAGCAGGCATTCATCAAAATCCAGTCCAACTGGCGCAACCCGGTGGATGCCGATGGCGTGATTGTGTGCGTTGTCTATTTCGAGGTCATCCGCTCCGGGAGAGTCGCTGAGAACAGAGTGCAGAAATCTTCCGGTATAACTGCATTTGATGACGCTTGTCTGGCGGCAGTGGACCGCTCCTCGCCGTTTCCACCCCTTCCGCGCGAGTTCCGCGATGAAATCATTGGCATCACATTGCCGTTCAAATATGAACCAAGGTAAGGCATACATGAACTTTCGGATATGGCTCTCCGCTCTCTTGATTCTCGGCGTCATTTCACCGGCCTGGGCGCAAGGCGACGATGAGGACGTTCACACTATTTTCTTCGACACCATTCGCACGGGAGATGTCCGCCCAACACCGGTCGCGGTCGAAGATATGAAATATATCGGCACCCAGTATATCACCGCTGCCGATTCGCAGATCATGGGTTCGCTCACCGGCGTGGTCCAGTTTGATCTTGATTTCTACGCCGATTTCGAGTTGGTCCGCCTCGATCCGTTCTATTTGAAAACATACGAGATCAAAGAGATGGACCTGCTGGGCTGGCAGCGACTCGGAGCACAGTATCTGGTGCGACTGGAAGCGGAGTTTCCGGCCGCCAATCTTCGCTCCCGATGGCGCCTGCTCGACACCAAGACCAAACAGGAGATTGGCAAAGGACTGTTTGAGGGGGACAGATATTCCTGGCGGGAAACTGCCCATAGAATCTCGAACGACATTGTGAAGACGCTCACTGGCGAACGAGGGGTGTTTCTCACGCAGATCGCCTATATCAGGAAAATCGGCAAGGCCAAGGAGATATTCATCGCCGACTACGACGGCGCCAACGAGAGACAACTGACCAAAATGGGGACGATCAACATCTCTCCCTGTTTTGCACCGAGCGGGCAGGATATCTACTTTATCAGTTTCCGGGATGGGGATGCGCAATTATTCAAAGTTGACGTTAACAGCGGTAAAGTAAGCAAACTGACCAATTTCCCCGGGCTGGTGTCGGCGCCGGCTGTCTCTCCCGATGGTAACAAGATCGCGTGCATATTGACCAAAGATGGTAACTCAGAGATCTATGTGCTGGATATTTCGGGCAAGGTCATCAAGCGCCTGACCAATCACCCGGCAATCGAGTCCGCCCCCACCTGGTCACCTGATGGGCGTCTGATCGCATTCACCTCGGACCGGACCGGTAGTCCGCAGATTTATACCATGGACGCCGATGGTTTCAACGTGAAGCGATTGACCTACGAGGGGAAATACAACGACTCCCCCCTGTGGTCCGCTCGCGGCGACCGTGTGACGTTTGTGAGCCGCACCAAGAGCGGCCGGTTTGATCTGGCCTCGATAGATACTTCGGGTGAAGGGTTTCGCATCCTGACGCAAGTGGGCCAGAACGAGAATCCGCATTTCTCGCCCGATGGCAAGCAGTTGATTTTCGCTTCCACTCGTCTTGGTACCGACGACATCTATACCGGGGACCTGTCAGGTCGAAATCAGAGACGCCTGACGCGCAGCGGTAGTTGTTCAAACCCGATCTGGGGGCCGATGCGTTGAGGTTAGACCCCGTGGGCCGAAACGGGACTCGACAGGTACGGTAATCGCTTAGTGGGCTTTCGGTTACGAAAGTGGAACCGCCGCTTGATTTAGACCCTTTTTTGTTGACCCTGTCGGACAAGGCGTTTAGATTCAACCATTGTTGACAGAGTGCATACATGGAATTATGTGACTAATATGGAGGTATCAGCACACATGAAAAAATTACTCTTTGTACTGGCCGTTGGATTACTGGCGGTGGCGCTTGTGGGTGTCGGTTGTGGCAAGAAGAAAGTTGCCGAAGAACAGCCGGTCACTCCACCGGTGGTGAAGGACACAACGACGCCCAAGACGGAAACGCCGCCCGAGACGCCCAAGCCGACACTACGGGAAGACCAGTTCCAGACCGTGTATTTTGATTTTGATAAATACAATCTCCGCCCGGATGCGAAGGCGGGCCTGGATGCCGACTACGCGCTGTTGCAGGAATACCCGGATGTGATCGTCAAGATCGAGGGGCATTGCGACGAACGCGGCACGGTGGAGTATAACCTTTCGCTCGGCGAAAAGCGGGCTCGTTCCGCCATGGATTACCTGACCGGTCTGGGAATCTCGGCCAACCGCATTTCCATTATCAGCTACGGCAAGGAGCGCCCGGCAGTGATGGGAAGCGATGAATCGGCCTGGGCGAAGAACCGTCGGTGCGAGTTCCGTATCGTCTCTCAGTGAGTACGATGAACACGATAGGCTCCGACAAACGACATCTGATAGTCGCCGTCGTTCTG from the Candidatus Zixiibacteriota bacterium genome contains:
- a CDS encoding TonB family protein translates to MIVLKRDIIFALMLHVAAVAALTVSKPFDFRKPLHMDEVIRVTLTGPPPMRPAPQVAVGPAVTAPTIPAAVPITDPKQPKKKPATKPKQATKPPKRVIHEPSAAELAQSTEIEGVGKDSPFAGATISNSSFTYPYWFEQAFIKIQSNWRNPVDADGVIVCVVYFEVIRSGRVAENRVQKSSGITAFDDACLAAVDRSSPFPPLPREFRDEIIGITLPFKYEPR
- the pal gene encoding peptidoglycan-associated lipoprotein Pal codes for the protein MKKLLFVLAVGLLAVALVGVGCGKKKVAEEQPVTPPVVKDTTTPKTETPPETPKPTLREDQFQTVYFDFDKYNLRPDAKAGLDADYALLQEYPDVIVKIEGHCDERGTVEYNLSLGEKRARSAMDYLTGLGISANRISIISYGKERPAVMGSDESAWAKNRRCEFRIVSQ
- the tolB gene encoding Tol-Pal system beta propeller repeat protein TolB — its product is MNFRIWLSALLILGVISPAWAQGDDEDVHTIFFDTIRTGDVRPTPVAVEDMKYIGTQYITAADSQIMGSLTGVVQFDLDFYADFELVRLDPFYLKTYEIKEMDLLGWQRLGAQYLVRLEAEFPAANLRSRWRLLDTKTKQEIGKGLFEGDRYSWRETAHRISNDIVKTLTGERGVFLTQIAYIRKIGKAKEIFIADYDGANERQLTKMGTINISPCFAPSGQDIYFISFRDGDAQLFKVDVNSGKVSKLTNFPGLVSAPAVSPDGNKIACILTKDGNSEIYVLDISGKVIKRLTNHPAIESAPTWSPDGRLIAFTSDRTGSPQIYTMDADGFNVKRLTYEGKYNDSPLWSARGDRVTFVSRTKSGRFDLASIDTSGEGFRILTQVGQNENPHFSPDGKQLIFASTRLGTDDIYTGDLSGRNQRRLTRSGSCSNPIWGPMR
- a CDS encoding biopolymer transporter ExbD yields the protein MRRPPHRTYRSMADINIANLVDVVLVLLIIFMISAPLLQSGIEVNLPKTKAAAAEEEREGVVITMDAKGGVYINDVWSRMDKFEEALDKEIKAKNTSAVYIRGDSSVPYGLAIDIIGRIKEMGIEQIGLVTAHQDKGQKKLKK
- a CDS encoding MotA/TolQ/ExbB proton channel family protein codes for the protein MPKLILASLFSGSLWEIIGETSAFGGFILAVLLFMSVTSWVVILNKWRQFRSVDRDNERFLNMFRKARRIGDAVDQIKLFPHAPLAGIYAAGVQELVTLVNRKTGGKPESFTPLDSNDFDVLEMTMEKTMTDEMGKMERLVVFLATTSSAAPFMGLLGTVVGIMDSFWSIGERGNASLAIVAPGIAEALLATIVGLGAAIPAVIAYNWANNKTKFLNDKAGGFILEFLARAKKELF